The proteins below are encoded in one region of Sporosarcina sp. FSL K6-1508:
- a CDS encoding M55 family metallopeptidase, whose product MKIYVSIDMEGITGLPDYTFVDSASHNYERARRIMTEEANAIIYAAFEKGAEQVLVNDSHSKMNNLLVEEIHPDADLITGDLKPLSMVQSIDETFAGAIFAGYHARAGQPGVMSHSMTFGVRNMYINDVEIGELGFNAYVAGHFGVPVIMVAGDDGACREAEALIPGVVTAAVKQSISRSAVQTLHPQKAHALLEKKTAEAIAKCTSIQPLVPPESPVLRIEFTNYGQAEWAALMPGCEIEQGTTIVKFEAKDIIEAYRAMLVMVELAMQTKFC is encoded by the coding sequence TTGAAAATATATGTATCTATTGATATGGAGGGTATTACAGGATTGCCGGATTACACATTTGTTGACTCAGCTAGTCATAATTACGAGCGTGCGCGGCGTATTATGACGGAGGAGGCAAATGCAATTATCTATGCGGCATTTGAAAAAGGAGCGGAGCAGGTCCTTGTTAATGATAGCCATTCCAAAATGAATAACCTTCTTGTCGAAGAAATTCATCCGGACGCGGATCTTATCACGGGCGATTTGAAACCGCTCTCCATGGTGCAGTCGATTGACGAAACGTTTGCAGGAGCAATTTTCGCCGGATACCATGCCCGTGCCGGACAACCTGGTGTAATGAGCCATTCGATGACTTTTGGTGTGAGGAATATGTACATCAATGACGTTGAAATCGGAGAACTTGGTTTCAATGCGTACGTTGCAGGACATTTCGGTGTACCCGTTATCATGGTTGCCGGAGATGACGGGGCATGCAGGGAAGCAGAGGCACTCATCCCGGGCGTGGTAACGGCAGCTGTGAAACAATCGATATCCCGCTCCGCTGTTCAAACACTTCATCCGCAAAAAGCACATGCATTACTTGAAAAAAAGACAGCCGAGGCGATTGCGAAATGTACGTCGATTCAACCGCTCGTCCCACCTGAAAGCCCGGTACTTCGAATTGAATTTACAAACTACGGACAGGCAGAATGGGCGGCTCTTATGCCAGGCTGTGAAATTGAGCAAGGTACAACAATTGTGAAGTTCGAAGCAAAAGATATCATTGAAGCGTATCGAGCGATGCTTGTTATGGTTGAACTTGCAATGCAGACAAAGTTTTGCTGA
- a CDS encoding ABC transporter permease has product MAVYIVKRFFMMIATILIIATLTFFLMHSIPGSPFDEERTSNPTIQANLEKFYKLDQPVAVQYVHYLKSIATFDFGPSIKKPNESVNTLLARGFPISFELGMVTILVAVISGIILGTFAALRHNGIIDYMAMTFAVVGISVPNFVLATLLIQQIAVNLQWLPPATWSSPLHMILPTLALATGPTAIIARLTRASMLEVLTQDYMKMARAKGLSPFRIVVRHALRNALMPVVTIMGTMLAGILTGTFVIEQTFAIPGMGKYFVESINNRDYPVIMGSTVFYSAFLVFMLFLVDIVYGFLDPRIKLHKKEGDV; this is encoded by the coding sequence ATGGCGGTATATATAGTCAAACGATTTTTCATGATGATTGCTACGATCCTTATCATCGCGACACTGACCTTTTTCCTGATGCATTCAATACCTGGATCACCATTCGATGAAGAGAGGACCTCGAACCCGACGATACAGGCAAATCTTGAAAAGTTTTATAAACTTGATCAACCTGTAGCGGTCCAATATGTGCATTACTTGAAATCCATTGCGACCTTCGATTTTGGACCTTCCATTAAAAAGCCGAATGAATCGGTGAATACCTTGCTGGCCAGGGGGTTCCCCATATCATTTGAACTTGGGATGGTGACCATCCTCGTTGCAGTCATATCAGGTATTATTCTCGGTACATTTGCAGCGCTACGGCATAATGGCATTATCGATTACATGGCAATGACGTTTGCTGTCGTTGGGATATCCGTTCCGAACTTTGTGCTTGCGACGTTATTGATCCAACAGATTGCAGTCAACTTGCAGTGGCTGCCGCCCGCGACTTGGAGTAGTCCACTCCATATGATCTTGCCGACGCTGGCACTGGCAACGGGTCCGACGGCCATCATCGCGCGGCTTACACGGGCAAGCATGCTTGAAGTGTTAACGCAGGATTATATGAAAATGGCACGTGCAAAAGGACTGTCGCCGTTTCGAATTGTTGTGCGCCATGCACTTCGCAATGCACTCATGCCAGTCGTTACGATAATGGGAACGATGCTTGCAGGGATTTTGACGGGAACTTTTGTTATTGAACAGACTTTTGCTATACCAGGAATGGGAAAATACTTCGTTGAAAGTATTAATAATCGGGACTATCCGGTCATTATGGGGTCGACGGTTTTCTATAGCGCGTTTCTCGTCTTCATGCTGTTCCTTGTCGATATCGTATACGGCTTTCTGGATCCGCGCATTAAATTGCACAAGAAGGAAGGTGATGTGTAA
- a CDS encoding ABC transporter permease produces the protein MVQNDQRVSVPDEWFRPREKGADEGESVVRPSLSYWKDAWRCLRENKLAMAGLIFLIVLTLFAIFAPILSPYSVTGTDYPNQNKAPSAGHWFGTDEAGRDVFTRTWYGARISLFVGVMAALIDFFIGIIYGGISGYKGGRTDTIMMRVIEILYGLPHLLVVILLMVLMGASLTTIIIALTITGWVGMARIVRGQVLQIKNYEFVTASKSFGAKTPRIIRKNLLPNTMGPIIVQMTLTVPSAIFAEAFLSFLGLGIQTPFASWGVMANDALPVILSGHWWRLFFPAFFISMTMFAFNVLGDGMQDALDPKLRG, from the coding sequence ATGGTACAGAATGATCAGCGTGTAAGTGTTCCGGATGAGTGGTTTAGGCCGAGGGAGAAGGGCGCGGATGAAGGGGAATCAGTTGTCAGGCCATCCTTGTCATACTGGAAAGATGCTTGGCGGTGCTTAAGGGAGAACAAATTAGCGATGGCTGGACTTATTTTTCTTATTGTATTGACGCTGTTTGCGATATTTGCCCCGATACTTTCTCCGTATTCCGTGACGGGAACGGATTACCCGAATCAGAATAAAGCCCCTTCCGCGGGACATTGGTTTGGGACGGATGAAGCGGGGCGCGATGTCTTTACTCGCACATGGTATGGTGCACGTATTTCATTGTTCGTAGGTGTAATGGCAGCGTTAATCGATTTCTTCATTGGCATCATTTACGGCGGTATAAGCGGATATAAGGGCGGTCGGACCGATACCATCATGATGCGTGTTATTGAAATATTATATGGTTTACCCCACCTGCTAGTCGTTATTTTGCTGATGGTCCTCATGGGAGCTAGTTTGACGACCATCATCATTGCACTGACGATAACAGGCTGGGTTGGAATGGCCCGTATTGTGAGAGGACAAGTACTGCAAATTAAAAACTATGAATTTGTTACGGCATCGAAATCATTCGGGGCAAAGACACCGAGGATTATCCGGAAAAACTTGTTGCCGAATACGATGGGTCCAATCATCGTCCAAATGACATTGACCGTACCAAGTGCAATCTTCGCGGAGGCGTTTCTGAGTTTCCTTGGACTCGGCATCCAGACCCCATTTGCAAGCTGGGGGGTCATGGCGAACGATGCACTGCCGGTTATCTTGTCTGGACATTGGTGGCGACTGTTCTTCCCGGCATTTTTCATATCAATGACAATGTTTGCATTTAACGTCCTTGGTGACGGTATGCAGGATGCGCTCGATCCGAAACTAAGGGGGTGA
- a CDS encoding ABC transporter ATP-binding protein — MLTVENLHVSFKTFGGEVQALRGVSFKLYKGETLAIVGESGCGKSVTANTIMGLIPQPPGEIKNGKVLFKGKDLTKLSKARLRKIQGVDISMIFQDPMTALNPTLQIGEQLTEGFRTHHKVSKADARKKAIRMLEVVGIPNPEERLKQYPHQFSGGMRQRIVIAIALICEPELLIADEPTTALDVTIQAQILELFDEIQEKTGVSIILITHDLGVVAKIADRIAVMYAGKVIEIGEKREIFYTPQHPYTKGLLNSVPRLDLKEEELQPIEGTPPDLFSPPKGCPFTARCPFAMDVCGHVYPGTTQLSKDHAVDCWLQDERAKLVFA; from the coding sequence GTGCTTACGGTAGAGAATCTGCACGTATCATTCAAGACGTTCGGCGGAGAAGTACAAGCTCTGCGGGGTGTGTCGTTTAAACTATATAAAGGAGAGACACTCGCAATTGTAGGAGAATCAGGATGCGGAAAAAGTGTCACAGCCAATACGATTATGGGGTTAATCCCGCAGCCGCCTGGGGAAATAAAAAATGGGAAAGTGTTGTTCAAAGGGAAGGACCTGACAAAACTGAGTAAAGCGCGCCTTCGAAAAATACAGGGCGTTGATATATCGATGATTTTCCAAGATCCGATGACTGCCTTGAATCCGACGCTGCAGATTGGTGAACAATTGACAGAAGGATTTCGGACACATCACAAAGTGAGTAAGGCTGACGCACGAAAGAAAGCGATCCGGATGTTGGAAGTGGTGGGCATCCCGAATCCCGAAGAGCGGTTGAAACAATACCCGCATCAATTTTCCGGCGGGATGAGGCAAAGAATTGTCATCGCAATTGCGCTGATCTGCGAACCGGAGCTTCTAATTGCGGACGAGCCGACGACCGCCCTCGATGTTACAATCCAGGCCCAGATTCTTGAGTTGTTTGATGAAATCCAAGAAAAAACAGGCGTGTCAATCATTCTAATTACGCATGATCTGGGCGTGGTTGCCAAAATTGCTGATCGGATTGCGGTCATGTACGCCGGCAAGGTGATTGAAATTGGAGAGAAGCGTGAGATTTTCTATACGCCGCAACATCCATATACAAAGGGTTTGCTTAATTCAGTACCAAGGCTTGATTTGAAAGAGGAAGAGTTGCAGCCGATTGAAGGGACGCCGCCGGATTTATTCTCACCGCCTAAAGGCTGTCCGTTTACGGCGAGGTGTCCGTTCGCGATGGATGTCTGCGGTCATGTCTATCCGGGAACGACACAATTATCGAAAGACCATGCAGTCGATTGCTGGCTGCAGGATGAACGTGCGAAACTGGTTTTCGCCTAA
- a CDS encoding peptide ABC transporter substrate-binding protein, giving the protein MKKWLTFIIVAMLAIVLAACTATKDAGKEPEKDKDAGKKEEGTKAEPVEAEKILYLNNGEEPTSFDPSVGFNAVSWSALNNLMEGLTRLSEDHLAVEATAEKIDVSEDGLTYTFTIRENAKWSNGDSVVAGDFVYAWRHMLDPETASPASFLAYFIEGAEAYNNGEGTVEDVAVEAPDDKTFVVKLTSPNEAFLNVITNPSFFPINEKVATADPKWFTEASSFVGNGPFKLTSWDHDVSLLFEKNENYWDADVVKLDKVEWAMVNDPTTEYQMYQSNELDQSGVPPELAEQLKDSDELRIDDQAGLYFYRFNTSMEPFTNTKIRRAFGLAVNQEEIVDYVTKNGEKPAHGFVTYGFIGPDGKEFRDSVGKLVEFNPAEAKKLLEEGMKEEGYTELPKVELTYSTSPSHQNIAVALQAKFKEVLGVDVVLQNVESGVFASEQKEFKYQMSRSSFLHDYADPVNALESFITDSSMNRTTWSNAEYDKLITDIKNETDENKRWELLKQADQLLMEEMPVFPIYYYNQSTLEKPGITGILRHPVGYLDLKYTDKN; this is encoded by the coding sequence ATGAAGAAGTGGTTGACGTTTATCATTGTAGCGATGCTCGCTATCGTACTGGCGGCTTGTACAGCAACGAAGGATGCCGGGAAAGAACCGGAGAAGGATAAGGATGCCGGAAAGAAAGAAGAAGGAACGAAGGCTGAGCCGGTAGAAGCAGAAAAAATCCTCTATTTGAATAACGGGGAGGAGCCGACATCTTTTGATCCATCGGTTGGTTTTAACGCTGTTTCGTGGAGTGCTTTGAATAACTTGATGGAAGGATTGACGCGTTTATCAGAAGATCACCTGGCTGTAGAGGCGACAGCGGAGAAGATTGACGTTTCCGAAGACGGTCTAACGTACACATTCACAATCCGTGAAAACGCGAAATGGTCGAATGGAGATTCAGTCGTCGCAGGAGATTTTGTCTATGCGTGGCGTCACATGCTTGACCCGGAGACAGCATCGCCCGCTTCATTCCTTGCGTATTTCATTGAGGGCGCAGAAGCATATAATAACGGCGAAGGCACTGTGGAAGATGTTGCAGTTGAAGCACCGGATGACAAGACGTTTGTCGTGAAATTAACATCGCCGAATGAAGCGTTCTTAAATGTCATTACAAATCCGAGCTTCTTCCCGATTAATGAAAAAGTAGCGACTGCCGATCCAAAATGGTTTACAGAAGCTTCGTCGTTTGTTGGGAACGGTCCTTTCAAATTAACATCATGGGATCATGATGTAAGTCTTCTATTTGAAAAAAATGAAAATTATTGGGATGCAGATGTCGTGAAGCTTGATAAGGTAGAGTGGGCCATGGTGAATGATCCGACAACTGAGTATCAGATGTACCAATCAAATGAATTAGACCAATCAGGAGTGCCGCCTGAACTTGCAGAACAGTTGAAAGATAGCGATGAACTGCGCATCGATGACCAGGCAGGATTATACTTCTACCGATTCAATACTTCGATGGAGCCTTTCACAAATACCAAGATTCGGAGAGCATTCGGACTCGCGGTTAATCAGGAAGAAATCGTCGACTATGTAACGAAGAATGGTGAGAAGCCAGCGCACGGTTTCGTGACATATGGATTCATCGGTCCAGACGGTAAGGAATTCCGAGATTCCGTTGGTAAACTTGTTGAGTTCAATCCGGCTGAAGCGAAAAAGCTTCTAGAAGAAGGAATGAAAGAAGAAGGCTACACGGAATTGCCAAAAGTGGAATTGACGTATTCAACAAGTCCGTCGCATCAAAATATTGCGGTAGCACTACAAGCGAAGTTTAAGGAAGTACTTGGCGTTGATGTAGTATTGCAAAACGTTGAGAGCGGAGTTTTCGCGTCGGAACAAAAAGAGTTTAAATACCAGATGTCCCGCTCCTCCTTCTTACATGACTATGCGGATCCTGTGAATGCACTTGAAAGCTTCATCACGGACTCGTCCATGAACCGGACGACATGGTCGAATGCTGAGTATGATAAGCTTATTACGGATATTAAAAATGAGACAGATGAAAACAAGCGTTGGGAATTGCTGAAACAGGCTGATCAGCTTCTAATGGAAGAAATGCCTGTCTTCCCGATTTACTATTACAATCAGTCTACGCTTGAAAAACCGGGCATAACTGGAATTCTGCGTCATCCGGTTGGCTATCTCGATTTGAAATATACGGATAAGAACTGA
- a CDS encoding S66 peptidase family protein, giving the protein MKIRPQRLQKGDTIGIIAPSSPPNQENLEKSLAFLEQLGLKWKFGKHVSKVHGYLAGTDDERLEDLQDMFADPEIKGIICAGGGYGSARYADKIDLQFMKENPKIFWGFSDITFLHTAMGLYSNLVTFHGPMLASCVGKESFHELSAKMFQQLFEPMELHYTEAIAPLETIRGGIAQGELVGGNLSLLVSGIGTKFEVDTKGKLLFIEDVGEEPYRVDGLLNQLRMAGKLKEAAGIVIGDFSDAEPKKRKETLTLDEVFADYTANLGVPVVKGFKIGHCQPHFAIPLGVGAKLDADNKTLTILPGVE; this is encoded by the coding sequence ATGAAAATACGACCACAGCGTCTGCAAAAAGGTGACACGATTGGTATTATCGCTCCGTCGAGCCCACCGAATCAGGAGAATTTAGAGAAATCACTTGCATTTCTTGAACAGCTCGGCTTGAAATGGAAGTTTGGTAAACATGTGAGTAAAGTCCATGGTTATCTCGCGGGAACGGACGACGAGCGACTTGAGGACTTGCAAGACATGTTTGCGGATCCCGAAATTAAAGGAATTATCTGTGCAGGCGGAGGATATGGATCGGCTCGCTATGCAGATAAAATAGATTTGCAATTTATGAAAGAAAATCCTAAAATCTTTTGGGGTTTCAGCGACATCACATTCTTGCATACCGCGATGGGACTATACTCTAATCTCGTCACATTTCATGGCCCGATGCTTGCCTCTTGTGTCGGAAAAGAGTCGTTTCATGAACTGTCTGCTAAAATGTTCCAACAGTTATTCGAGCCGATGGAACTTCATTACACGGAAGCGATCGCACCCTTGGAAACGATTAGGGGCGGTATTGCGCAAGGTGAACTTGTTGGTGGAAATCTGTCACTGCTCGTAAGTGGAATTGGTACAAAGTTCGAAGTGGACACGAAGGGAAAACTTCTCTTTATAGAAGATGTAGGCGAAGAACCCTACAGAGTCGATGGCCTTCTTAATCAGCTCCGCATGGCCGGTAAGCTTAAAGAAGCAGCGGGGATTGTCATCGGCGACTTCTCGGATGCGGAACCGAAAAAACGAAAAGAAACACTGACGCTCGATGAAGTGTTCGCGGATTACACAGCTAATCTAGGGGTGCCAGTTGTGAAAGGATTCAAAATCGGCCATTGCCAACCACACTTTGCCATACCACTTGGCGTTGGGGCAAAGCTCGATGCGGATAATAAGACGTTGACGATATTGCCCGGCGTGGAATAA